A stretch of Ipomoea triloba cultivar NCNSP0323 chromosome 13, ASM357664v1 DNA encodes these proteins:
- the LOC116003136 gene encoding serine/threonine-protein kinase SAPK3-like produces the protein MEEKYEPLKELGSGNFGVARLVKDKKTKELFAVKYIERGKKIDENVQREIINHKSLRHPNIIRFKEVLLTPSHLAIVMEYASGGELFARICSAGRFSEDEARFFFHQLISGVSYCHSMEICHRDLKLENTLLDGSPTPRLKICDFGYSKSGLLHSQPKSTVGTPAYIAPEVLSRKEYDGKIADVWSCGVTLYVMLVGAYPFEEPEDPRNFRKTIGRILSVQYSIPDYVRVSADCRNLLSRIFVANPSKRITIPEIKKHPWFLKNLPKEVMEGGEKTSYNEGGSNHSLQSVEEIMRIIQEAKTPGEQASKTEGSLAAGSLDPDDDAELDLESEIDSSCDFLPPI, from the exons ATGGAGGAAAAGTATGAGCCATTGAAGGAGCTTGGTTCTGGGAATTTTGGAGTGGCAAGGCTGGTAAAAGACAAGAAGACCAAGGAACTTTTTGCTGTCAAGTATATAGAAAGAGGGAAGAAG ATTGATGAGAATGTACAAAGGGAAATTATAAATCATAAGTCACTGAGGCATCCAAATATCATCAGGTTTAAGGAG GTTTTGTTGACTCCATCACATTTAGCTATTGTTATGGAGTATGCATCTGGGGGAGAACTTTTTGCAAGAATATGTAGCGCTGGCAGATTTAGTGAAGATGAG GCTCGGTTTTTCTTTCATCAACTAATATCTGGAGTCAGTTACTGTCATTCCATG GAAATTTGTCACAGAGATCTGAAACTTGAAAACACTCTCCTGGATGGAAGTCCAACACCACGCCTGAAAATATGTGATTTTGGCTATTCCAAG TCTGGATTGCTGCATTCACAACCTAAGTCAACTGTAGGAACACCAGCATATATTGCTCCCGAAGTCCTTTCAAGAAAGGAATATGATGGAAAG ATTGCGGATGTGTGGTCCTGCGGCGTTACActgtatgtgatgttggttggAGCATACCCTTTTGAGGAACCTGAAGATCCTAGGAATTTCCGTAAAACCATTGGA AGAATACTGAGTGTTCAGTACTCCATTCCTGATTATGTACGAGTTTCTGCAGATTGTAGGAACCTCCTTTCTCGCATCTTCGTTGCAAATCCATCCAAG AGGATCACTATCCCAGAGATCAAAAAGCATCCTTGGTTTCTCAAGAACTTGCCAAAAGAGGTGATGGAAGGCGGGGAGAAAACGAGCTACAATGAAGGTGGAAGTAACCATTCACTTCAAAGCGTGGAAGAAATCATGCGTATCATACAGGAAGCGAAGACTCCCGGAGAGCAAGCTTCAAAAACCGAGGGGAGCCTCGCTGCTGGGTCGTTGGACCCTGACGACGACGCAGAACTCGACTTGGAGTCTGAGATTGACAGCAGCTGTGATTTTCTACCTCCCATCTGA